The Anas acuta chromosome 2, bAnaAcu1.1, whole genome shotgun sequence genome contains a region encoding:
- the NDUFB9 gene encoding NADH dehydrogenase [ubiquinone] 1 beta subcomplex subunit 9 — MAAYLTHQQKVLRLYKKSLRHLESWCIHRDKYRYLACILRERFDKNKDVKDMVKATELLKAGQEEFWAHQHPQPYIFPDSPGGTSYERYECYKIPEWCLDYWHPSEKAMYPDYFAKREQWKKLKQESWEKEVKQLEEETPRDGPKTEALPPARKEGHLPPLWWQFVTRPREMPM; from the exons ATGGCGGCGTACCTCACGCACCAGCAGAAGGTGCTGCGGCTCTACAAGAAGTCCCTGCGGCACCTGGAGTCCTGGTGCATCCACCG GGACAAGTACCGCTACCTCGCCTGCATCCTGAGAGAGCGGTTCGATAAGAACAAGGATGTGAAGGACATGGTGAAGGCCACCGAGCTGCTGAAGGCCGGCCAGGAGGAGTTCTGGGcacaccagcacccccagccctacATCTTCCCCGACTCCCCCGGTGGCACCTCCTACGAGAGATACGAGTGCTACAAG ATTCCTGAATGGTGCTTGGATTACTGGCATCCTTCTGAGAAGGCAATGTATCCTGACTACTTTGCCAAGAGAGAGCAGTGGAAGAAGCTgaagcaggaaagctgggagaaAGAG GTCAAGCAATTAGAAGAAGAAACTCCACGTGATGGTCCAAAGACTGAAGCCTTGCCTCCTGCTCGTAAGGAGGGGCATCTGCCACCGCTGTGGTGGCAGTTTGTGACAAGGCCCCGTGAAATGCCCATGTGA